The Odocoileus virginianus isolate 20LAN1187 ecotype Illinois unplaced genomic scaffold, Ovbor_1.2 Unplaced_Scaffold_1, whole genome shotgun sequence genome window below encodes:
- the LOC110143807 gene encoding inhibitor of growth protein 1 — protein MLSPANGEQIHLVNYVEDYLDSIESLPFDLQRNVSLMREIDAKYQEILKELDEHYEKFRREADGTQKRRALHCIQRALIRSQELGDEKIQLVSQMVELVENRARQVDSHVELLEAHQEAADATGHSKAGQDKSKNEAIAQAEKPNNKRSRRQRNNENRENAANNHDHDDVTSGTPKEKKAKASKKKKRSKAKAEREASPADLPIDPNEPTYCLCNQVSYGEMIGCDNDECPIEWFHFSCVGLSHKPKGKWYCPKCRGESEKTMDKALEKSKRERAYNR, from the coding sequence ATGTTGAGCCCTGCCAACGGGGAGCAGATCCACCTGGTGAACTACGTGGAGGACTACCTGGACTCCATCGAGTCTCTGCCTTTTGATCTGCAGAGAAACGTCTCTCTGATGCGGGAGATCGACGCGAAATACCAAGAGATCCTGAAGGAACTGGATGAGCACTACGAGAAGTTCAGGCGGGAGGCAGACGGCACCCAGAAGCGGAGAGCGCTGCACTGCATCCAGCGGGCACTGATCCGCAGCCAGGAGCTGGGCGACGAGAAGATCCAGCTCGTGAGTCAGATGGTGGAGCTGGTGGAGAACCGGGCCCGGCAGGTGGACAGCCACGTGGAGCTGCTCGAGGCCCACCAGGAGGCCGCTGACGCCACGGGCCACAGCAAAGCCGGCCAGGACAAGTCCAAAAACGAGGCGATCGCCCAGGCGGAGAAGCCCAACAACAAGAGGTCCCGGCGACAGCGCAACAACGAGAACCGGGAGAACGCCGCGAACAATCACGACCACGATGACGTCACTTCCGGGACGCCCAAGGAGAAGAAGGCCAAGGCCTCCAAGAAGAAGAAGCGCTCCAAGGCCAAAGCGGAGAGGGAGGCGTCCCCCGCGGACCTGCCCATAGACCCGAACGAGCCCACGTACTGTCTGTGCAACCAGGTCTCCTACGGGGAGATGATTGGCTGCGACAACGACGAGTGCCCCATCGAGTGGTTCCACTTCTCCTGCGTGGGGCTGAGCCACAAGCCCAAGGGCAAGTGGTACTGCCCCAAGTGCCGGGGCGAGAGCGAGAAGACCATGGACAAGGCCCTGGAGAAGTCCAAGCGGGAGCGGGCCTACAACAGGTAA